TCATTTATGCGTGTCGGCGAAGGTCAGCCCGTTATCGCTTTTCGGCCACGCGAAACAGCTCCACCGTACCGTCGGCCGTGCCCTTCGCCATGTACCGGCCGTCCGGGGTGAAGGCGACGCGCGTCGCGGGGCGCCCGGACACTTCCCACTCGCGGAACTGTGTGCCCGATCCGAAGCTCCAGTTGCGCACGCGGAGGTCGTCGCCGACGCTGACGATGGTGTCCGCACCGGGCGCGATCAACAGCGCGCGAACGGCTCCCGTGTGCCCCCTCAGTTCGGCCCGAACGCTCGGCTTGATCGCGGTCAGATCCCAGAGCCGAATCGCCCCGTCCTGGCTCGCGGTCGCCAGTGTTTTGCCATCGGGCGCGTACGCCAGGGCGTTCACTTCGCCCCCGTGAGACAACACGGCGCGTTCCGTGGAGCGGATTCGGCCCAGGGTCCACAGCCGGACGGTCGCGTCGCGTGCCGCGGTCGCCGCCCCCGACCCGTCCGGGCTGAACGCGACCGCCCGAACGGGCTGCGTGTGCCCCAACAGGAGCGCTCGGGCCTCGCCGTTGGTGCCGCGTGCGGATTCCCAAATGCGCAGGGTCCGGTCTTCGCCGGCCCCGGCAACGTGCTTACCGTCGGCCGAGAAACTCAGTGCGTCAATCGCCCCGCGCGCGCCGCGGAGGGTGCCGGCCTCTTGGGGCTTCGAGTCGGACACGTCGTAGAGCCAAATGAAGCCGTTCAGTGCCCCGGACCCGACCGCGATCGTGCGACTGTTCGGCGCGAACGCGAGCGCATGGAGTCGGTCGCCGGATTGCCGTAAGACGGATCGTTCGCTGGGTTTACTGCTCGCAATGTCCCAGATGCGGGCCGTCGCGTCGCTGCTCGTGGAGGCGAGCAAACACCGGTCGGGCGAGAACGCGAGGGAAATGATTTCGGCCGTGTGCCCCTTCAGGCTCGCGATCAGCTTGGCGGGGATGGAGATTAGCGCCATTTTGTTGGCTAAGGCTTGTGCGTCCACAGTAATTGCTCCTCGCGCCGGTCCCGATTCGGTCCCGAATTCAACAGGGGAACTCTAATACACAACCCGCGGGCGCGCGGGTCGAGCCGGGCCAAAACCTCACCCGGTGTTCCCGTCCGGCCGGAGGGCACGATACGGCTCGAAAGTGATACTCTGATACGTGAGGACTTGGGGCCAAAATCCCGAAAGAAGCCGTCGGGGTGGTACCGGTTTCTGAGCAGTCACCATGAGCCCGCTGCGAACGGAGTTCCCATGACGCACGATGTGTTCGGCAAGTTGCGGTTCCGAGATGCCGACGAGTCGTGGGCCGGGTCCGCTGCGCTCCCGCGGTTCGCGACCGTGGGCGCGATGCCGGAACCGGCGCCGATGACCGAGGAAGAGGCCGTGCGGATGGCGGCCGACATGAACGCGGCCCTGGAAGACATCAAGGCCCAGATGCGAGAGCGGTTCGGCGATCAGGTCGATAAGGCGTTCGCGGAGATCGATCGCGAGGCCGAAGAAGCCGAACTGGAGGCCGGCGAAGACGCGGACCCGAAGGACGAGGAGCGCGAACAGCGGCGCGCGGCCCGGCG
The Gemmata palustris DNA segment above includes these coding regions:
- a CDS encoding WD40 repeat domain-containing protein encodes the protein MDAQALANKMALISIPAKLIASLKGHTAEIISLAFSPDRCLLASTSSDATARIWDIASSKPSERSVLRQSGDRLHALAFAPNSRTIAVGSGALNGFIWLYDVSDSKPQEAGTLRGARGAIDALSFSADGKHVAGAGEDRTLRIWESARGTNGEARALLLGHTQPVRAVAFSPDGSGAATAARDATVRLWTLGRIRSTERAVLSHGGEVNALAYAPDGKTLATASQDGAIRLWDLTAIKPSVRAELRGHTGAVRALLIAPGADTIVSVGDDLRVRNWSFGSGTQFREWEVSGRPATRVAFTPDGRYMAKGTADGTVELFRVAEKR